The segment TTAATACTCATTTAAATACATAGGGTATCTTTTTGCTAAAGCACAATGACTCTTTTTAAATACTTTTTTATATATAAAATTTGCCTTTTTTAGGTAAATCACTACGCCTTCTTTTTAATATGCGTTTATATATAAATTTCATCTTTTCTGCTAAAGCATTGTGGCTTCTTTTTAATGTTTGTTTATATATTAAAGTTCATCTTTTGGTAAAACATTATGATTCTTTTTTATATATAGAGTTTAGGTAAATCACAATGGCTTCTTTTTTAATACGCGTTTATATATAAAGTTTATCTTTTCTGCTAAATCTTGATAGGAAAAAATCTGTTTAATTTCTTTTTCGGTAAATAACTTGCCGGCTTCTTTATCATCTAAAACAATTTTGCTTAAATACTCATCTTGGGCTTTAGCCTGAAATGCCAATCTTTGCACTAATGCATAAGCCTGGTCCCGCGCGACGCCTTTTTTAATAAGCGCCATCATTAAACTCTGGGAAAAGAACTGTTCTTTCGATTTATCTAAATTCTCTTTCATTTTAGCAGTATCAACCACTAATCCTGCTAAGACTTTATTTAATTGGATAATCATATAATGGACTAAACTCGTTGCCGAAGGAATTATGATACGCTCGTTTGCCGAATTGGTCAAATCCCGTTCGTGCCACTGCACAACATTTTCTAATCCCACCGGCACATAACTTCTGACAAGACGGGCTAAACTACAAATGCGCTCACAAATAATTGGATTCTTTTTGTGAGGCATTGCCGAAGAACCCCTTTGGGCTTTGCCGAAGGGCTCAGCCAGTTCACCAATTTCAGTTCGTTGTAAGTTTCTAATTTCGGTGGCAATGCGTTCTAAACCAGCAGCCAAGATTGCTAATGCGGTTAATAGTTCGGCATATCGGTCACGAGGAATAATCTGCGTAGAAATAGGCTCAGGCTTTAAACCCAAGCGCTTTAATGCAATTAATTCAACCTGAGGATTCAGTTCCGTATAAACTCCAACTGCGCCCGATATTTTGCCGTAACTAAGATTTTTCCGGGTCGTTTCTATCCTTAAAATATTACGCTGAATTTCTTGATACCAAGCAAGACATTTCACACCAAAAGTAATCGGTTGCGCATGAACTCCATGCGTTCTACCTATCATTAAAGTAAATTTGTGTTTTATGGCAAGTTTTTTAATTGTCTTGGCAAGTTCGTGGAGTTTTTCAAGAATATAATTGCAAGCCCTTAGACATCTTAAAGATAATGCGGTATCAACAATGTCATAAGAAGTTAACCCAAAGTGTAAATATTGCGCGTCTTTACCCAATTGCTTCTCAATCGATTTAAGAAAGGCGATAACATCGTGCTGGACAGTTTTTTCAATGGTTTCAATCTCTGGCACATTAATCTTGACTCGGTTAAGTTTCGGAAATAATGTTTGGGGAATAATCCCTAATTGGGCTTGAGCCTTGGCAACAGCAGATTCCACTAAAAGCCAATACTTAAATTTAGTTTCTTCAGACCATAATTGTGACATTTCGGCGGTGAAGTATCGTTCAATCACAAAGGTATTATAAAATGATTTTTCTAAAAGTCAATACACCAAAAAATCTCAACCTGCGATATCCTATTATCGAGAGTGTTCGGAAAAAATCTCATAGCACTAATTGAAAAGACAACAAATGAAGAGTAATGTTCGGTAAGGGATATTAAGCGGTAAAACTCGGCTTTTTGCCGAGATTGTTTTTGAGCGCATCTAAAAAAGAGTTACGGAAAAACTTACCGCACGCATCCGTATCGAAGAAATCACAGAAAATATTCCGCAAGTTCAATTCATTCAATCGTAAGAATTGACTTTTTCCGTGTTACCATTCGATTACTCTTGACATAGGGCATTTTTTATTATATTATAATTTATACTTTGTGTGACATATATTTCACGCACATTTATAATGCAGTAATATTAATAAATTGCATTTTATTTATAGCGAGAAGATACTCAATAAACAACCTAAACAATACTGTTAGAATATGATTTGTTTAATGAAAAATATCATTTAAGGCTTAACGCTATGAAAAACAACAACAAAGACCGATTGGATATTCTCTCAACAGTAGTCCATGAACTTAAAACACCAGTTTCAGCAATCAAAGAGGCAATGTCATTACTTTCAGAGAAAAAACATAAACTTGAACCCGAAATGCAACGGATAATTTCCATTGCCCAAGAGGAAACTAACCGATTAGTTCGAATGATTGATAATTTATTAAAAGCATCCTTAATCGAATCTGGCAAAGTCCATCTCCAATTGGAACCAGTAAGAATTAACGATGTCATTAACACCGTGCTTAGCAGTCAGGAATTAATTATTAAACAAAAGAAGATACATCTAAAAACTCAGGTTAATCCGTCACTACCTTTAATTCAAGCCGATAAAGACCGACTGTTTGAAGTGTTGGCTAATTTGTTAGACAATGCCTTAAAATTTACGCCAAGTGGTGGAACCATAAAAATTAGTGCAAAAACGGTCTCAGGTAAAGATAA is part of the candidate division WOR-3 bacterium genome and harbors:
- a CDS encoding cell wall metabolism sensor histidine kinase WalK, which gives rise to MKNNNKDRLDILSTVVHELKTPVSAIKEAMSLLSEKKHKLEPEMQRIISIAQEETNRLVRMIDNLLKASLIESGKVHLQLEPVRINDVINTVLSSQELIIKQKKIHLKTQVNPSLPLIQADKDRLFEVLANLLDNALKFTPSGGTIKISAKTVSGKDKTLIKIGAVSQQKYIQVTVADTGPGIPKRDLTRIFRKFERLRTPAKVRGIGLGLNIAKNIVELHSGKIWASSELGKGAQFHFILPIK
- the purB gene encoding adenylosuccinate lyase: MIERYFTAEMSQLWSEETKFKYWLLVESAVAKAQAQLGIIPQTLFPKLNRVKINVPEIETIEKTVQHDVIAFLKSIEKQLGKDAQYLHFGLTSYDIVDTALSLRCLRACNYILEKLHELAKTIKKLAIKHKFTLMIGRTHGVHAQPITFGVKCLAWYQEIQRNILRIETTRKNLSYGKISGAVGVYTELNPQVELIALKRLGLKPEPISTQIIPRDRYAELLTALAILAAGLERIATEIRNLQRTEIGELAEPFGKAQRGSSAMPHKKNPIICERICSLARLVRSYVPVGLENVVQWHERDLTNSANERIIIPSATSLVHYMIIQLNKVLAGLVVDTAKMKENLDKSKEQFFSQSLMMALIKKGVARDQAYALVQRLAFQAKAQDEYLSKIVLDDKEAGKLFTEKEIKQIFSYQDLAEKINFIYKRVLKKKPL